In Pseudomonas glycinae, the DNA window CTGAAACCGGAAACCTCGAAAAGCTACGAGCTGCAATGGCGCAGCCAGTTGAGCGACAGCACTCGCCTCGAAGCCTCGCTGTACCGGACCAATCTGGAAGACGCGATCATCTTCGGCAGCAACTCACGCCCGGAAAACGTCGCTTCGGCACGGATCAACGGCTTCGAAGCGACCCTGAAACAGGAACTGCTGGGCTGGCAGAGCAACCTCGGCGTGGCGATCATCGATCCCCGCGACCGCGACACCGGCCACACATTGGCGCGGCGTGCACGGCGGACATTGAGCTGGGATCTGGATCGACAGTTCGATCGCCTTGGCCTCGGCGCCAGTTGGCAGGCCGTGAGCAGCAGCTATGACGACCTGAACAATCAGCAGCCGCTTGGCGGTTATGCACTGCTCGGACTGCGCAGCAGCTGGGCGCTGAACCGCGAGATCAAGCTGGATTTCAAGGTCGATAACCTGCTGGACAAGGGATACAACCGGGCGCTGTACAGCCATGACGGCAGTCAGTATGACTATCGCGAGGAAGGTCGGGCGTTCATGTTCGGGGTAACTTGGACGCCGCAGCTCTAACGATCTGGCGCGATCAGGTGGCAGAGTTTGGCGGTCGCCTCGATCATCTGCCCGCTCGGGCGCTCCAGACCTTTGTCGGTGACCAGCAGTAATTGCCGATGCTTCACCGCTGTGACCTGCGGCCAGGCGTTCCACGCATCGAGTTGCGGCTGATCGCCGGCCAGAATCACTTCGGGGTCACGCTGTAAAACCGCTTCGATGCTCACCTGCGGCGCTGGCAGGCTCAAATCGGCAAACACATTGCGCGCGCCGCACACTTCAAGCGCATCGCTGATGATCTGCCCGCCGCCGACGGTGTACAGCGGCGCGTCCCAGACCTGATAGAACACCCGCAGCGGCGCTTCCCGGCGGTAGCGTTGGCGCAGTTCATCAAGGTTGCGCCGCAGCGCCGCAGCCCATTCGACCCCACGCTCAGGACGACCGAGCTGTATCGCGATGGCTTCAATCTGCGCGGTCAGTTGTTCGAGACTGTGGGGCTCGGCAACGAAAGTCGGGATGTTCAAGCGCTTGAGCTGATCGCGCTGAGCCGGGCCGACACTGCCGGGCCATAGCAGCAACAAGTCAGGTTTGAGGCTGAGCAGCCGTTCCATGTCGAGCTGGCCGTAACGGCCCACCGAAGGCACATCCTTGATCGCGGATGGCCGCTCACCGCCATCCAGCACACCGACCAGCAGATCGGCCGAATCCAGTTCGACAACGATTTCAGACAGAGATGGCGCAAGGCTGACCACCCGTAGAGCGGCCAGCGTTTCACCGCTGACGGCCAGCAGCAGAACCGCCAGCCAGAGACGCCGCATCAGGCGAGTTGACGCGGGATACGGTAGAGGTAGAACAGCACCGCCGTGGACAGCGCCAGCAAC includes these proteins:
- a CDS encoding cobalamin-binding protein; the encoded protein is MRRLWLAVLLLAVSGETLAALRVVSLAPSLSEIVVELDSADLLVGVLDGGERPSAIKDVPSVGRYGQLDMERLLSLKPDLLLLWPGSVGPAQRDQLKRLNIPTFVAEPHSLEQLTAQIEAIAIQLGRPERGVEWAAALRRNLDELRQRYRREAPLRVFYQVWDAPLYTVGGGQIISDALEVCGARNVFADLSLPAPQVSIEAVLQRDPEVILAGDQPQLDAWNAWPQVTAVKHRQLLLVTDKGLERPSGQMIEATAKLCHLIAPDR